Below is a genomic region from Dioscorea cayenensis subsp. rotundata cultivar TDr96_F1 unplaced genomic scaffold, TDr96_F1_v2_PseudoChromosome.rev07_lg8_w22 25.fasta BLBR01000078.1, whole genome shotgun sequence.
TACCTTGTAGTGGATTAGGAAAAGCCTCTTCAATCTGAATATTTTCCTCTACTCCAATATTGTCTTCCATCCCAACATCGTCGCCAACTCCAATGTTTTCTCCGGCGCCGACACTTAAATCTTGTGCGGTTATTTGATCTAGATATAAGACGTCGTCAAGATTCATTAAAGATGcatagatgaagaagaaggagaaagagataTTTCTTACCATGGGAGCTCATGTGCATCTCTAGATCTGATGGGGGAACATCATCAATTCTTGGAGGACTTTGAATAGAACTAACATTGTCTAATGGGCTATCATGAATTTGTATCCCTATATTGAAAAtagactttgagtcaaaatttggacttgagtcaaataaaaagtgTGAAGTTACAAAGTTTGACcttgagtcaaaatttggactttgagtcaaataaaaattgtgaaaactataaagtttgattttgaataaaaaaaattaaaaaaaataaaattttaaaaaaataattaaaaaattttaaaaaaaagaaggaaatcaGATTcgttggaaaaaaataaattaaaaaaaagaaaatttaaatttaaatttaaattgaattaagaagaaaaaagaaaagggcgtaaaaggaaaaggaaaggtTCCTGgggattttttgaaaatttttgtgaaagaaaagaagtagaggaagaaagttgacttttcttttaaaaaaaaatatattaataatagaaaaatgaataaacaaataagcaaataaatgaAGGTGACATACCTTCAGTTCTTTGTCGCTTTGATGAGACAACTGGGTAAACAGTAAGATCAGTGTCTCTGAAGTCATCTTGGATCAACAATGAATGCCTCTGTTGGAAAAAAAGCTTCAACAGTCCTCAACCATTTCTGTGCATAAACAAGTATAAGTCTCCCTTCTCTGTCATGCATTGGGATGTAGAATGAGCTAGATGTCCTATGGCGAGAAAGATGGAGCCAGTACCCCGCAAGAATCCCGAGAGAAGGAGCCCTCCTGGAAATATTAATGAACGCCGGAGTATGTTGATCGTATCCAAATTGTCGCCCAAATCCATGCGGATTATAAGGTTCTGCAAAAAAATCTCCTACACACCGAAGCGGAAGAATTCCACAACGAAGATTTATCACATATTCCATGGTATATGAATCCAATACATATGGTCCAGTCGGGTATCTGGAATATCGTACCACCTCGTCATTATGATGCATGAACGAGAAAGGGCGAGATATGAAATTGCTTTCACGTCGGATAAAGTTCCTTACATATATAGGATTGGTAAATGGAGTCGCGCtggaattcataaattgcagcaTCTTCGGTATTCTCAGCAACCCAGGGATACTTGAGGTATTGTCGCCTATTCTCCTTTTGAGATATATGCTCCGAAAATAATAACTAGCCTAACCATACAAGAAATAGACAGGGAACATTGTGGTAGAGAATCCGGGCTCTTTTCTGTGTTTAGCCATGGCATTAAGCCTAAGTATAAGCGTGCTAGCACTGCAGGGGCAAAAGTTATTCTCCTCCCATGCGCGATGTTGCATGCCATCATAAAAACTCTTGGTCTAATTACATTACGATTGCCTGGCATGATAAAAAAGCAAATCCAGAGTGCTATAAAAGCAACTAAATCTGCTTTGAAAACAGATTTTGGAGGGGGATTAGACGCCGATCTATAACGGTAGCTATGTCTTGATCTCCTGAAGAACTCCACCCAATCCTCAAAGAATATATCTTCATCGACGCTTTGTCTTGAGAGCCATTGAAAGATGTCGAAAAGATTTCTTAAAATAGAAAGTTCAGAATCATATCTTCGGCAGATTGTGTCATTAGGAGGTATGACTTCATCATAGATGTCTCCAGTAATTGGAAGTCCTCCCAATTCCTTGATGTCCCataatgaaatcccaacttctcCGTGCAAGAAGTAGAAAGTGTTAGTATAGGGACACCATAGTTCTACTAGCGCTTTATAAAAGTTTATGTCAAAATCGTAGCGACCGACTGAAGCCACAATCCCCCCATCAATTCTGCTTCAGATAGCTCGTTGGAGTAGTTATTAACTATGAATTTGGCCCACTCTGCATAATATGGAAGATCGATCAAACTATTTTGGATTGGTTCCCTACCTTTCCATCCCGGGCGGTGATTGATGATACTTGATCCAAGGGTTTCGAATGTCCTCAAATCTTCCACTTCTCCTTCAGGTTTCAAGCAAATTGCATCAGTTAGGCCGTCTTCAAACCAACGGTTTGTGGACAATTTGGCAATAGCCATGCGATTTGGATAGCGCTTCACCCACTCTGACTGTTCTCCTCCTTCATATATGACTGCGGGTTCGGCTTCAGAATCAAACATAGGAGTGTGGCGCATGAAGGTTTGACCTTGGGGAACTTCATTATAATTTTGGTTCATATCCCAAAAAGGTTGAGATATATTAgccatgaaaaaaaagaaaagattagggattcctacttctctcactcaaactcaccaAAAGAATTTTGTGAGACAAGtaggaagggggcatttgtttatatataaataatataacgcatgtcttaataaaattcaatgtcctaatggaaccaaattccaattaatttaaattctaatatatcctaatcgtagatatatttagaattaaaatttaaatgtcctaatcttaatcttaattgattatttgattgtcttgGATTAGAGtgcaaattccaagttaaatacaaaatgcaaaattacaaaattgcccttgagaacatatctcaaggcacaaaatgcaaattacaaaattgcccttgagaacatatctcgaggcataaaaaaaattattattacaagattatcctcgagagcacatatctcgaggcaatctcaaatcttaggatagccaaaCACACATCCCAAGACGATCTTAAGTTTCAAGTAGCCTGAGAACGGATCTTGAGGTGTTTTGAGAGGTGCAAATCTTAGGGTACCTAAACACACATCCCGAGGCAAAccgaatttttattgatttttttttaaaataataataataaattttaaaaaaaagttgtttaaaaaaaattaattaattaaaaaattttaaattcgaaTTTTAAAGTTTCTTATCCTTATCATTTAGGTGTGATTTGACGGAGATTTGATGGGGGAGTTGGGTGGAGAGGATAAggtccattttttttcttttaaagagaGGAGGGACCAGCAAAGTGTGGGGATTGGGAGaagaagtttaaaaaaaattcagagaaagagaaaaatgaaaaaaaaggaggtATATCTCTCCGTCTCCctgtattcataaaaaatataaaaaaaaaaaatatcgcTTGCCGCTCACTGTTGCCGCTCGTCGCCGTTGCCATCGTTCATCGCCGCGACATGCttgatggctgagataatgccgccaagcatgccgttGTTGCCGCTCGTCGTCGCTACCTGCTGCTGCTAACGCTCACTATCGCTGCCTGCTACTACTGCTGCCTGATGCCATTGTTGATGTCACCACCGTCACCTCCACCGTCGCAGCAGTCGGTTTTCTCACGGTTTGGTAGCTTGCAGCTGGATCACCATGAGAGGGGAAGGCTTGATGATGAATATAATCGCCATggcatgaagaaaagaaagagatcaTCTCAACACAAACCTCTGTTATCAAGAAGCAGGTCTCCTTTTGCAAGACTGAAATCACCCACTCCTTCAAGGAGGAGATCATCTCAATGTAGATCCCCATTAACAAGATGGATTGGATGAGGTCATGCATAATGTGCTGAGTGGTGCACTAGAGGATGTCACCATGGTTGGATGATTGGTGCACTATTTGGAAGCATGTGTTCACAACCGTGCACACCGCGTGGTCGGTCAATAGCACCACTCGAGCCTTCATCATCGTTACCAACAACTGAAATCACGAATTCatccatgtgtatatatatatataaagctcgTTCATTTCTAGTACATTATCAAATATAATCAATCTTTGTACTCATTTATCAAAACTGCTCACGTgaggataaatatatatatgcatgctagCGAAGACTGGGAAGGCATCCTAGCTTCTCCCAACTTGGCCAGACTTTGGATGCATGCAGATATTTTGAGTATATCAGCCATTATCAAAAGTAAACCAAGGAAATGCCCATTACCAAAGTAAATAAAGATGTTATGGGCTTACCATGCTGATGCCACTCCTTTGAAGTAGTTTAAGTAAAACTTTCAATCTTGAGTCTCAATATGATCTTTGGATAGATGTCATGACTATAGCTATTTATTTCTCTATAAATTTTGTGTCATGTTGAAGATACAAACATTTGTTCTACGTATTCAAAGGTCAAAAAAATTGCGtgaagcatgcaaataataattaaaataaaataaaagaaagagaaaagcatGCATATACATATCTACCCACGTGTAccacttaataaaataaaaaataaaaaataataataagaggctgggcccaccatgaaagagacatttgcaaaaaataataataataataaaataaataaaataaaataaaatgcacgTGAAATTTCCAAAATAAGAAGCATGAATGGATGAAATATGTAGTGCATCCATtgtcattatatataaattcaaaaaaataaataaataaataaaaataataataataataataataaaagataaataaataaataaataaataaataaaatatatatataaaataaaaaaaagagagaagtgTGCATGCTATATACTCACATGTAACAACAAGGGTGCACACGtgcatggcaaaaaaaaaaaaacttatagatCAAGACAAAAAAAGGGGGGCTATCCAAATTAGAAATCATGCTGATTTTGTTGTCTGGGAACCGAAAATTGAGTTCAAACTTGAAGAGAGCCATAACATATATCACAGATATATCAGCCCATGTTGATGATCAAAACCTctataaatacattattttcaCATAATGAAAAAATGCTGATTGAAGCTGATGTTAGAGAGATGTTTGAAATAATGTTTCTctctcaataataataataataataataataataaaatatgagaatcaTGAGAAAATAAAGTGGGTAGAAATTAGGTCAATAAGACTTCTTTTATTTTGGCagcatgtaaaaatataataatgggAAGCATGCATGTCTGCCCaccatgaaaaaatatatatatatataaaaaaattaattaaaaaaaatgaatgaaaaatgagaagcatgcacaCGGTCATGAGATAAAagttgagaaataaaaaaaataaatgaaaagtgtGAAGTGTGCATGCTATATGCACATATGCcctctaaataataataataataataataataataataataaaaacccaCTATGATGAGTGTGGGgtcaaatgaataaattaaaaaaagaatatatggaAATAATATGCAAGCAAATAAATAGCAGAAAAACATGCACTGCAAATTTCAAAGCAACGATAATGGTACTTATCTCGAAGCACTGGCTAAAAGTATTTCGAGacggcaaaaaaaaaaatatatatatatataaaataaaaataaaataaaataaaataaaataaaataataataataaataaataaaattaaatttattattttaagatgGCAATCAGGCAAGCAATGCAGTGGCAGCGCGCAAGCAGCGGCAATGATATAAataacatgatttttaattcaCAAAtcctcttgttcttttacttgtacttttgcccttaatcggaggttcctaagatttctaatctggggtaattaataatagaggcttgcctctattaggaatgaaagaacccacacaaaataaatatgatatttgtgcttcgatatactgtctggtgtctttttcatgatgtcagacgcatattttcgatcccacaaacaTGCCATCGGTACAATAACCTTTAGCACCGTACATGTTCCCCTTAAGAATTACAACTTTTGAATCCTCTTTTACACAATAAACTAACAAATACAAGATTCTTTTTGACTTCCAAAACATGAAGAGCGTTCACAAGAGAAAGCTTCTTTCGGATGTGAAATGAAGATCAAGGGTTCCGACTGCAATTACCTTGGCTGAATTTCCATTTCCCATGACCACTTCCCGACCTACAACTTCTtcataacttttaaaaaatttaggattattgCACACATGAATAGTAGCTCCAGAATCTAACTACCATTCTCGGACTTCACTAGAGTTTCCATGTTTAGTTCAGTAACCATTCCAATACGAAGATTCTTCATACCATCAGTGATCATGGCGACAAGATCATTACTTTCTTGTATATTAGTCACCATTTTACCCAAATCCTTAGGTAGTTTAGGCCTCTTAGGGAACCAGCATTCTTTTGCATAATACCcttttttattacaattatttCACTTGcgactctttttcttttggctATCATCATCATAGGTTTTACATTTGCCCTTTCGATTCttattatcattttcaatatAGTTCACTTTAGAACCATTCAAAACATGGACTGCATCTCGTTTTCGAGTCTCCTCTTCTTTGCAAATATGTCTTTGCAATTTCTCAACCGTGAACTCTTCTGCTATATGCAATAACTTTTTTTCGGTAATCATTCCAACCAAGGGGCAATTTCGATATAATTGCCCTCACTTGGAGTAATTCTGGAATTACTATTTTGAGATCACAGAGCCGATTCACAAGCATTTGCAATTCATGTACTTGATCCAATATAGGAACACTATCAAccattttaaattcaaaaaactttagcataagaaatttatatgtACCCTGTCTCTCGGTGTTGTATTTTTCTTCTACAGCCTTCCAAAATTTAACAGGAGATTGTATTAACATATAAAGATCATAAAGTTGATCGGAAAGTGTATTGAGGATGTGTCCACGACATGCAAATTCATCATCTgtccttcttttcttcttaaTCTCAAAAATTGCTTTTTCTTCTATACTTACATCCTCCTTTGGTTCAACAAGGGGTAGCGTCATAGGATCAATAACATAGGCAATGTTCAACACTGAAAGCAAGAACAACATCTTATCCTTCCATCTTGTGAAATTAGTTCCATCAAACCTCTCAACTTTCATGAAGTCTTGATTCATGACTATAAAGACGGCATTTGTTTCGGATGCCATAGTAAAACACCAAAGAAAATCTCAAATCTCTCTAAGATTATTAGGATTTAAAAGGGTTGGTGTATTGATTTGCCACACAAGATTAATTCATAAGCACATTTCCGCTGTCCTTAGATAGATTTGCGCGCCCTATCACAAAGATCTCCTAAGAGGGTTTTATGCAGTCTCTCTCAAGATACAACCGAAGATCACGACTTAGGAAAAACGTGATTTTCCAAAACCTCACTATTTTAGAAAGAAAAGTTGAAGACAAAGTTGTTTCAATGCAAAATTGACCTCTGTCATGAAATGGCTTgaattaacaaatattataacATTCAAAAGACTCTTTTGAAGAGTAACAACTTTTCACTTAATGAACCATTAACACTCAAACGATGCTTGTTAAGTGTCACATCTTTTGGTTTAATAGTATTATTGAAAAATCACAACACTCTTtcaaaacatattaattaatttaattacacTCAATAGATGCTAGAGAAAGGTTATATCTTTTGGCCTAATAgttacatttatttaaattaacaatCTATATAATATGTATCACATAGCGTTGAGATACATAGTATTGAGATGATACATTAATAATGTGAATTCATTTGTATTGCTATATAGCACATATTAATTAGTCAGATATAATCTTTTGTATTGCTATGTGGTAGGTATTTATTGGTTTGTTGTATCCACTTGTTGTTGGTAAGAATTACTTGTTTGTTGattatatacatgaaaaaacaTTGTTGTAGGCCATGCTAATAATGGGTTTAAGGCCCATGGGCCTTACAGAATCCATGGGTCATGGACAAACGTAACTTGGTTTTGTAGGCCAAATTAGCATGGGCTTAGTCTAATAGTCCAAACCATCATGATAtgctatatataatatatatatacatatataatatcacAAACTCATGCTGGATTTACCTTTTCAAGTTCCAAACAGGTTCCAAACTCATTTGGCTAACCGCACTccaaatttaaattgttttagaCATCCCTGAGGTAAAAGtgtttttaaaagaaacaaCATTTGAGCATACGAGACTCActagtaaatttttttggtgaGTACCCAACTTTGCCTTGttttcagtttgagcactaactttcaatttatatcaaaatgagcacaaaactttgattttgtttctccGGCGGGGTAATTGGAGGTTTTCGGTTGAAATATGGTGACATGGACGTCAAAATACAAACGTGGATAACCAGGAGCCGGTCATCATCATGCCACCAAGAATTTGGAGTTATTTTTGTCCACATGGCTGCCGTGTCATCACCTTCTCCTCCCACTTCTTTTCCCCTTTCTTTTCTATCTTTCCATCCTCCGTCGGATCCGCCACTCCTCAACATCATTCATGTCTCACGAGTTCATGGCCACCAAGGCTATGATCTACTTGGCCATGGAGTTTATCCTCACCGTGAGCTTTTTCTCCCGTGTCACAAAAGGGTTGGCATTATAAGGACACTACACATAGGTATTTCTAGCGACTCATCTCCGCTCATCACCTTCTACCATGCATGCAGGCGTCCTCCACCCTCAATATCAAGCCGAGAATCTCTTTCTCGATGAGAATGGCAATCTCAAGGTCTCCGGCTTCGGTCTCTCCCCCGTCTCTGATCGGACCCATCAGGACAGGCTTATTCACACCTTTTGCAGCATGCCAGTGTATGTCACAATGAAGGTTTGCATCTATGACGCTACCAAGGCCAACATCTAGGGGCATCCTCTTTATCCTCATGGCTGGTTGTCTCCCATTCCATGACTGAAATCTCATGGCcatgtataaattatttataaaggCGAGTTCCGATGCCCTAGATGGTTTTTCCATCAATCTCACCCACTTCCTATTCCGTTTCACCAAATGAGAATCGCTATCCCTGAAATGATGGAGAATTGCTGGTTCAAGTAGGGTTTCCAGCATGCCCGACTCTACATCGAGAATAACCAATTCTTCAGGCTTGATGATTTGGGCAGCCCTCCATCACTGCATTTTCGGTGAGAAATCAAAGTCTGAGTCTTAATCTAAGCCTGATTTCggagaaataaaatcaaagttttgtactcattttgatataaattgaaagttagtgcttaaactgaaaagaaaacaaagttgaGTACTcacccaaaaaatttactctaaGACCCACCAACCCtttatacatgcatatatatatatatatatctgtgtgtgttgtgaaaaaattgtataaaccatattcattaaaaataaaaataaaaactcactAGCCTATGATCCAACAAGTATATCCATTGATAAAAACTGCCAAAACTATAAAACAACctgtttttctaaaaaaaatataaaataacttttttattttcagatgATACACACATGTAGTTACAAGTCATAGCACAATCCTGAACCATGCAAACCTTTACTTTTACAGCGAAGCTATAACTATAGCACAAAactataaaacttaaaaaaacaaaacaaaacaaaagcacaaCTCCATCAAATGAAATCCTTGCTTCAAGCATTGCCTCCATTAGCTAACAAGGAATATCGATCTTCTTGTGATATGAGGTAACACCCGGGTTTCTCCTACCAAACGATGCAAAAGTATCTGCTACACCATTGAGATCTCGGAGGATATAATCAAGAACCATCGTTGGATTACAATCAACTAGTGGCCGACTTCTGGAGCTCCTCACCAAATTACCAAGATAGCCGAGGGTCATTCTTCTTAATTAACTCAATTACCGCCGGATAGTGACATAAGACTTGATCAGGATTTAAATTCTTCTGCTTGTAAACTTCCAACACTGCACCAATTTCTACCATTTCAGCTTGTAAGCTTGATTGATAGATGTTTAAGTAAGCTCCTGCAAATATAATGTGGTTGTTCCCGGCACAAGGATGAAACCTAGTCCAAAGAAGGATTGATTGTCAATCCAAGATGCATCACACAAAACCGAAATAGTGAATCTATGAAAAGGGTTAGGAAGTGCCTCCCCAAGGGTATTTGCTTTCTCCTTGGATACTCATTGGTTAGCTTCACCTCTTGCTCAAAAATTTGTTGAACATTTGTAGCTTTGTTGCCAAACACTGTATCACATCTAGCTTTCCACAATGCCCAAGCATTAGTAAACATAAGAGCTTTTAAAGAGTTGTTGCCTATTGTAGTGTGCCAAAATCTTGATAACGAAGAATCTTCTGCAAAATCCCCAATGTCTTCCAATTTTACACCTGTAAAAACTTTCACTAAAGCTCAACATTAATGACTCACTCTGCAGTCCCAAATGATATGATTTGTAGTTTCTTTGTGAATTTCACAAAAGGGACACATCAACTGGGAACCAAGATTgaaattatagaaaatttcaAATGTTGGAGTGTAACCATGTAGCAACCTCCACAAGAAAGTTTTAACATTTGGTGCTATTTGAAGTCTCCACAAAATATGCCAGCCAACGCAAGTATTGGAATtagaaagtttttttaattatagaaattataaaCCACATTAGCAATTTTAGCAAAAAGAACAATTGTGAAAAAAACAAACCTATTGATTTAAAGAAGAATCATCAAAAATCATGTTAGAAAGTGTGTTCTAATCAAGATGTTTGCTCAGCAATTTGTCATAAGCCCAAAATCTAATTTGTTATCTTGAATGAAGTCAGAAACATTCAACTCTTCAATAGGAAAATCCATGCTTTAAAAGGTGGGTTTAACAACTAATGGGATTTCAAAAACACTAAAGATCAATGAGAAAGCTAGTAGAGTTAGGATTACAAATATTAATACAGAAATTTAGCTTAACTCTTTTCAACAATTTTTGCAAAGACCTCTATAGAACTAAGAAATAGTTTTGTAATTAGGACTTGCCCACATTTTTAACCCACCATATTTCAATTTCAAGATATGTACCCAATGCTTTTACAAGCccacatttttttaaactatgcaAAACCTTGCCACTCTTCCAAACACAATGTATACAAGCCCACCCTTGTCTTCCAAAAACATACCATCTATTTACATAGAGTTAGAAACAAATCTAAACAGAGCTCTTTCTTCCTTCTAGTATTACTAGCAATAACTGTATCTCAAGTAAAAGGTTTCTTCactaaagagaaagagaaattgaAAACCAAAGTTGGAAGgaaattgtatgcataaatggaaacaatggttAGAATTAATTGGGCCGGTCAAGGCTTATGATTGAAGCTGGGCCGGacacaattaaatttaatattaatatttactatttgttatttttttgtttgatatccCCCGAGCTAGAGGGAGGCACGGGCCGGGTAACTGGCCAGAGCGGGCTAACTCGGCGGGTTCGGGTCGGCCAAAGGACGACCCGGAACCGTCCCGGCCAACAGTGCCGAACCAGCGGTCCAAGTTAGCTGATAGGGCTCCGGCGGGTTACGGGTCACCTTTCCGGTGACCCGGACCCACTCGGGCTAAGAAGAAAACCGGCGGGCCGGGCCAAAACCCGCCAGTTCACGGGCCGACCTCGCCggtttttttctaatttaaatcataaaaattttaaaaaaataataacttataaatataaaaaaattatagaaaaacttaaaaacaaaaacattgggaAATTACTTAAAAAAGAACTTAAACCacttataaaattaa
It encodes:
- the LOC120253439 gene encoding uncharacterized protein LOC120253439 translates to MASETNAVFIVMNQDFMKVERFDGTNFTRWKDKMLFLLSVLNIAYVIDPMTLPLVEPKEDVSIEEKAIFEIKKKRRTDDEFACRGHILNTLSDQLYDLYMLIQSPVKFWKAVEEKYNTERQGTYKFLMLKFFEFKMVDSVPILDQVHELQMLVNRLCDLKIVIPELLQVRAIISKLPLGWNDYRKKVIAYSRRVHG